The genomic segment ggcacaattttttaaaaagttaaagcacTTAATAAAATAGACAACTATGATATATAGATCCAGCTACATAAAATGCTTCTGACAAATccatgtattaaaaattatatttagatcACAGCTTCCTAAGAAAACAATTAATGCACCATATTGAATAACACACACTTTCCACTAAAACTGAAAGGAAAGGCAATGTTCTCTCAGTGAGACACGCCTTTGGCAATTCATTCCATTTGCAGAAGTCTCAGGTGCCAAATTTGCTGTTAATCAGGTTTTCTGTCTCAGCTGACAGTCCTGGTGGAGTgccatgcttttattttcttgtcctATTTAATGTCATGATTCAGAACTTAGAGAAAGTATCGTCGTCTCTTCATGGTGCACAATGTAAAAAGATAACCAGGTTTTCAATGTCCTAATTTTTCTAGAGAAAACAATTATGGATACGAACTTTAAAAACAGCTCCCGGAGGACTCTAACaatcttgcacttttttttttttttttgagacggagtctcactctgttgcacaggctggagtgcaatggcgcgatcttggctcactgcaacctccacctcccgggttcaagttactctcctgcctcagcctccagagtagctgggactacaggcgtatgccaccacaccaagctaattttttttttatttttagtagagacggtgtttcaccatgttggccaggctggtctctaactcctgacctcaggtgatccacctgcctcagcctcctatccacctgcctcggcctcccaaagtgcggggattacaggtgtgagccactgcgcccagcccaatcATGTACATTTTTAAGGGTATAATCAATCCAAGGATTTTCCTTTTGACAGCATCCCTTGTCAGAGCCCATAGTGCCCATCTCATACCATTACTTGTGTAAAACTCAGTTACCTTCCCGCCTGGACTAAATGCAGTTCCAGGGGGCCTGAGCATCCCAAAAGGAATACAAAAGCATCTCAACCTTACTAATGTTTTTTGTGAATTCCCATTCATTGGGATCAGTTTCAAGGACTATTACAGATGCTTTCTGAAAAGCAACTCGTTAAGCAATTAACAAAACTGAAGCTCGAACTCTACATATTTCTTCTAAGTCTTTATTGGTGAAAGCAGGTGAGGTAGGAGAGGAGACTGGGCAGGGAGTTTGACAGTGCATGGCTGGGTTTTACTAAACTTCTGTTATCCTTGTTGCTTCTTATGTGGAAATGATTTgcttttctgtgaaaatgctggGAGTTGCACCCTTTTGTACAGAGTCCAAGTTTATTCCTGTTGTGTTTGAAATTTACCTCTCACTGCTGTGGGACCTTCATTTCCTCATAAGGCAGACAGTTAACAGACCAGATTTTTACTTGGGAGATCAGGCTTCTTAGTGGAGAGTTAGATTCATAACCCAGACTCATGACCAAGTTGAAAGAGGATCTCCGTGTTCTTAGTGAAATTGAGAAATGGCTGTAGATGCTGTGCAGGGTAGTTTGGGTTAGGCTAAGATGCTCTGACCATGCAGGCTGGGATGTGCACACTGGGGCCAGGTCCATATACTGTGAATTGACGCACATGATTGTTTCCTTCTGAGCTCCCTGTGATCTACAATAGATGGTTATCAATTTATAACCAGCGCGTCACGTATTCTGAGCAGTTCACACTGGCTGGAACACAAGGCACATACTTATTAGTGACATAAATCAAGAGTTTCTGAGCCTGAATAAAGATGACTTTGTAACCCATACCCAGGAAAAGGAGAATTGGGAAGCAGCACTGGCTATCCCTACGGCAAATGCCAGTCATTCCCTTCCCTGAACACAGGCCGTGCAGTGTGAATTCTGTGTCCATGGGAAGAAAGGGCAAACAGAAAATCTGCCTGTGGTTTAAATCAGTTAGGACCTCAGAGGACCCTAGATGCGGGAGCTTTCTTTTCCTTAACTGTGATACATTTTCATGATGGAGAAGAAAGGCTGGGAAAGGAATTGTGACTAGCATAAAAGATAACACGGGGGCCTTGGTACAAATGAAACCTTCTGTCTGCTGGATCTTTTCTGGTGAGAGGGCGAACTGTGATTTATCTCTGCAAGAGATAGGCATGACCCAGGTGAGAAACTTTGGCTTGAAAATGATTCCCTCCTGGGCAGCAGATGGGTGAATTAAAGGTAAAATGGTTTTTAAGGCCCAGAGTGAGTCAGCTAGAATCTAAACACGCCAAATGCACACCCAAGGGAAGTGAATAAAGGCTCGCAGGGCATCCGAGCAGCATACAGCCCCCTGGACAGGGTAGGAGGAATTCATTCCGGGAGGCGGGAAAGCCATTGCTCCCGGCTGTGCCTTTACGCCCTCTGATGAGTTGCAGTGCTACACTGAGGGGGCCCAGCTCCTGGCAAGGCATCTCGGAGACTCAGCTGGCGATGCTGTGGACCGTGGTGCCCAGGACACACTGCCGGCCACACCTACAGGGGAAGCAGGGCCAGCTCTGTGGGGAGGACAAGCCTGTCTTAGGACTGGACTGGCAGCTCAAAGTCCAGCCCGACTGAATGTCAGAGATGACCTTTTCCGTGCCGTGGGAGCACTTTATGATTTCTCATCAGGCTCAGAGGCCTATCACTTCCACGAAGGCTACCCCACCCACCTAGAGGATTGTTacgaacatgaaaaaaaaaataggtgtctTTAGGGCACTGTTTGACAGTGATGAGTAAATTGCCTTTATTTATAAGACAAGAGCAGGGGACATCTCATTGCAACTGGCACATAACAGCCACAAGGTCAAAAGAATAAGCTGCTTGAATGCAGGCGTCCCAGTCCCAGAAGCATAACTCCCTGGGCTGTGATCTGTCAGGGATCTGAGAGGTTAAGAGTGTTAAGTGTATAGCGGGGTGTGTGTGCCTGCACATCTCCCTCCTAAACCTTTTTCTTAGGGACTCCCTCGGAGGCTATCAAGCCTTTCCTGATGCAGTCAAATGCTGAATCCACATTTTGTGtatgtgagattttatttttcttcttcttttaccTTTGGGATACtctgggaagtaactaactttttGCTTCTTGGAAGTGGCATCAAAATGTTTATTGTTATCACATTCGATTCTTTCTCTTCCCACATCCACTTGTTCCCAAGATGGTGTGAGCAGTTTAATCAGGATCATACTCCTCCGGTTTATGTGACTGTATTTTTAGATGAGCATTTCTTtctctcagttttcttcttttacaatgctgtgccaaaataaaaaaggagatggCAGAGTCTCTTTCACTTCACATGAATCACATTGTTGTATCCTGTCCAGTCAATACCATCAAAGTCAGTGTCAGATAAAAGAACAGGCTTCAAGCTAAAAGCAGCACTGCACTGAGAAAACCAAAGCCATGAACGCACTTCCAGTACACCCACCACTCTATCCTCAAGAAGACCAGCACCTGTGCCTGTTCCCCACCCATCACTacgtcttagtctgtttgggctgctataataaaaaggCATAGACCGAGTGGCTTACAAACAACAGctctttatttcttacagttctacagactgggaagtccaagaccaaggcaccagcaggttcCACGTCTAGTGGGGGTTTGCTTTCTTGTTTATCGATGGTActtttttgctgtgtcttcacacggTGGAAGGGACTACCTAGCTCTGgcatctcttttataagggcctgAATCCCATTTATGGCCTAATCACCCTCCAAAGCTCccactttcttttatttacttatttatttttgagatcgagtctcgctctgtcacccaggctggagtgcaatggcatggtcttggctcactgcaggctccgcctcctgggttcaagcaattctcctgcctcagcctccagaatagctaggattacaggcgcctgacaccatgcccggctaattttttttgtattgttagtagagatagggttttgccatgttggccaggctggtcgtcaactgctgaccttgtgatctgcccgcctcggcctcccaaagtgctggaattacaaccatgagccaccgcgcctgaccagcCCCTACTTTCTGATAGTATCACCCTGGGGATTAGATTTGAATTTGAACCAACATTCAGACCATGACACTATGGTTGAAGTGTCCCTCCCCCTATCCAAGGCTGGACCCTCCTCTTGGGTCCTGCTTGTCTATTCACGGGCACCGCTCCAGGCTCTTCCTTGTGCCATTCCTTTGCTCAGTTTTtccttccatcttaaaaaaaaaattagattgacCCTACTCTGGGTTTTACTTCATTTCTGTGCTCCCTTTATAGCAAAATATCTCAAAAGAGTAGTTAGTAGTCTTCCCAAATCCTGCCTTCTGTTCTCTTAAATATGATGTGTGTGAGCTTTTGATCCTGAAACTTCACCAGAATTACTCTTGCAAATGTCACCAATGACCCCCATGTGGTTTACTTGACCTATGGGTAGCATCTGGCAGTTTCTCACTCCTGCCTCTGGGAAACTATTCACTTGACTTTGGGGGTACCACATTCTTCTGGTTTTCTCTGCTGCTTTCCTCCCTTTAATCTGTTTTATTTGCTGTATCCATCTCATCTTGCTGACCTCTTGCTTGGAGTACCCATAGCTTCAACCCCGGATGATCTCATCCACGGTCATAACTTTAAATATTATTGTATTAACTgtggtggtttttattttctatatgctGACGCTTTGACATCTGGGGCCTGGCTGACCCTGGAGGGACTGCTTCTCCCAGGGTTAGCCAATTCCTGGAGGTAGTAAACAACTCTCTCAAATGCAAACCAAACCAAGCCAGAGCGCATATTCTCCACCATTTCCTCATCTGAGCTGTCACACCCTGGGCCACTGTCCATCTGCTTTAACCACCCCAGGACCAGATACCAGACAACGAGGGACAGCCCCTACACCCAGAGCCCACTGAAATTACACTAACTAGCCAATCGAAATGCTCACTCTGCCTCACCCATTCTTTCTCAGGGAAACCACAATGAAGGCTCTTGCCTACaatttccccctctctctcctctgccctcccaTCTCACTTTGGTGCTTCCCCGTGTGGCCCTGCTTGGCCTGCCATGCCGCCTGTTTCTAGGGATCTCTGAGTATAATACGCTTCTTCCTTCATGACAGCCCTGTGCACGCCTGTGTATCTTACCATGACTAATTAAAACAAATCTCAGGTACccttaaaacaataaacacacaacacacactttAAACTTACATTTCTGTCCCAGACTTCAGTACACTCCTGATGCATATATCCATCTGCCTGCAGAACATCTCCACTATATTCAAGTAgtatctcaaacttaacatatcCAGTCCCTGATCATCCACTGTTCCCGCCAAACCTGCTCCTCCTGCAGTCTTTCCCATGTCACTTAATGATAACTCAATCTTTCCTGTTGCTCAGTCCAAAAGAAGAATGTCATCATTTACTCCTCTCGTTCTCCTGTACCTCTAAGCCATccgcaatttttttctttttttttttttgctctgcctTCAAGTGATGTCTAGGACCCATCCTTCTTTTACAATGCCATGCCAAAATATAACCCACTGTTGCTATGTCAGTCTTCAGCCAATAAAAATGTACCTGGAACGCTGtatatgctcaataaacatttattggatGACTTTCACAGTAAATGTATCTATTCATTTTATGATCTCATTAAGTGATAAATTAATGCATGCCCTACTTTGttacaaatgagataatattatactttatttcaatcttattgtgtccggaattggtgggttcttggtctcattgacttcaagaatgaagccgcggaccctcgcggtgagtgttacagttcttaaagatggtgtgtccagagtttgttccttcagacgttcagatatatctggagcttcttccttctggtgggttcgtggtctcactgtcaggagtgaagctgcagaccttcgtggtgactGTTATAACTCTTAAAGGCagtgcatctggagttgttcgttcttcctggtgggtttgtggtctcgctggcttcaggagtgaagttacagaccttcgcggtgagtgttacagctcataatgGCACCGTGAACCCAAAGAGTAAGCAGTAGCAAGATTTATCGCAAAGAGGAAGAGAACAAAACTTCCACAGTCCAGAAGGGGACCCGAAGGGGTTGCCGCTGGCTGGctctggcagcctgcttttattcccttatctggccccacccacatcctgctgattggtccgttttacagagagctgattgatcCACTTTACAGAGGGccgattggtccgttttgacaaagtgctgattggtgtatttacaatccttgagctagacacagagtcacagaatgCTGGTTAACTAgacacagagttagctagatacagagtaccaattggtgtatttacaaaccttgagctagacacagagtgctgattggtgcattgacaatccttgagctagacacagagtcacagagtgctagtcctccaagtctccactaggttagctagatacagagtaccaattggtgtactTACAAACCCtgaactagacacagagtgctgattggtgcatttacaaaccttgagctagacagagtgctgattggtgcatttacaatccttgagctagacacagagttacagagtgctagtcctccaagtctccacttgGTTAGCttgatacagagtgctgattggtgcacataggatcctccagctagatataaaagttctccaagtccccatccagttcaggagcccagctggcttcacccagtggatcctgcaccagggctgcaggtggagcccagtcgtgcctgcactcctcagctcTTGGGCTGTGGATGGGACCCGGCGCCACAGAGCAGAGGGCAGCACCGGTTGGGGAGGCTCAGGCTGTGTGGGAGCCCACCGCAGCCGGAGGGGCTCAGACATGGCAGGGCTGTAGGTCCTGAACCCTGCCCCACTGGGGAGGCAGCTAAACCCCATGAGAATTTGAGTGCAATGCTGGcgggccagcactgctggggtACCCAGGGcaacctccacagctgctggcccggaTGCTAAgtccctcactgccctgggccagcaATGCCCACTGGCCACTCCATGTGCAGGGCCCACCAATCCTGCGCCCATGGCCGTGCCCGTCGGAACTCACACTGGTCCGCAAGCACAGGCGCACAGCCCCGGTTCCCACTGGCGCCTccccctccacacctcccggcaagcagaggaaggaggcttccgcctcagccagcccagagaggggctcccacggtgccgtggagggctgaagggctcctcaagtgccacCAGAGTGGAAACCGAGGCCAGAGggggcgctgagagtgagggctgctagcacattgtcacttCTCATTATTAGACTTGATATCCGGATGTAGCCTGAGCCCTTCAGATCAAGATGAGATTGTTTgaagtctaatttcattcttgGTTAGACGTTCAATGCCGTTCCAAAGATTTCCACAAATTCCCAAGGACCGAGTCTCATGGTCACTGTCAACTCCAGCTTCCACGGAAATGGCTAAGTCTATGGATGGTTTTACTATTGTGTGCCTTTTGACCCTTTCTACAACATTGAAGTTGACACCTgattcatttttcattctcacGAACCATTTAAAGTATAGCACAACTTACTGAATAATTGTGTTTCATGGAGAAGGACTTGATATTGCAGAGACACAAATGATTTCAAATTGAGCACTATGAGTCATTATTCTGCATCCACTTACCACTGAGGTTTTCTAAATGACCACTTCCCTCTACAGGGTCCTCAACCTCAcacactttttctctctctgccttcccaaTCTCCTTCCTCGATTGCTACTCCACCCCCCTTTAAAATTCTCATTCTTTTCAGAAGCAGAATAAATGGCCCTTCCATGTTACAAGATCTTCCTCTGAAGATGGTAGTcagttttttagtgttttttaattatgaattactttttattatgaaaaatttcaacatataaaaatatgaatagaacAATGAATACACAACACACCATCCAGATCTAGTAATACTAATATTTTGTCGTATTtgcttcatctgtatttttatagatattatgACACTGTACTCTTGGCATCATCTTCAAAGAATGAGtacattctcttacataaccacCATGCAATTTCCACATCTgacattttaacatatttcttAATGTCATCTAATATCTagttcattttcaaatatctCCACTTGTCTCCCAAGCAGTTGTGGTTTGAAACAGATTTTGTTTCAAACCTGTATTTTAAAGAGCATCCTGTTGTGAAGCATCTTAATATGGTTGCATGCTTTTCCTGACGCTTCTCTTTCTACAAAGTAGAGACAAACACCAGTGGTCGAATGCTCTCTATTAAATTACCTGTTGCAGTAAATCAATACCATTAAAGTGGGGACTCTATTTTACACAGCTGTTTAACCACTTGAGATGGATGAACTCATTTGTTAAATTGGGAtctgtaaacaaaaacaaatgggagGAAGAGCAACAGAGACAATGAGTAATGGAAACACAGTTTCCAGACTGCAGAAGCCAGGGCTTTACTAGAAAATATCTGCAGCCCTGAGGAAAGGCTTTCGGGGTTCCTGTGACTGTTACCTAGCAACAAGCCCATCGTGCAGGGCACAGTGGAGTCCAGTTTAACAGGGCTCAGGAAGAACACGTGGGCAACAGCaccaaatttcttcttttatactaTGTTAATAACTCAGGTCCATGACAGGCTCTTACAGGGGCGGGTGTCTGAAGAAATCATCCCTGAATAATGCTTTCCCCATGTTAAGCccttaaaggagaaaaatggctTTAGCTTAATTCACTGTGCACATGTCATTACTTATTTGTCCGTATATCCATCTGATAAGAGTTAAATATaccatatgaaaaagaaaatcatccaaGCTCAAATTAGTTTTGATGCATGGTGTAAGGCTCAGAGATCCATCCAAATTCATTCCTAATAGCAAATGAAGTCTGTATCACAGATttagttattattaatttttttttactttagaaattGCTTTTAAGTAAATGACTGCATTTTTTCAGATTTGCTCTCTTTCTTCTATTAGGGTGTTAATCTGAGCTGACTGGATTGCTTTTCTGTCATGTGTTTTTGTGTAAGATTTGTCAGGGGAAAAGTTGTGTTTCCATAGTGCAGTATTTCAACAACGCAATTACACCAATGGTCTTTCTTTAGTAACAATATTCccctttaaaaaatgctcaaaatgcTTCTCTAATGTTGCTTCTCTTTACCTTTTAACTAAGTCAAGCTAAGACATGCATTAGCCAGAATCAGGACAGGAACCCAAATTTCTTGATCCCTGGTCTAGATTTTCAttgatttaactttttttgtttgttttttttttttcaaatatattgagGCTGTAGAAACTCATTTGCCTGGAATTATGTCCTGAAATCCCAAAGTTCTGCAGATAATGAACGTGGGACTTAGAACTTAGTTAAAAGGCCATTTTGGTCCAATTGTGTCCGGAGTTGGCTCCTgacggtgggttcgtggtctggctgacttcaagaaAGAAGCCCCAGACCTTGGTGGTGAGTACTACAGCTCTTAAATATGGCACGgatccaaagagtgagcagcagcaaggttGTTGTGAAGTGGCAAAGAGCCAAAGTACAGAGCTTCCGTGGGACCCGAGCAGACTGCTGCTGCAGGCTAGTgctggccagcttttattcccttgttgTCCTCTCCCATGTTCTGTTTCTGTCCTGTTAGTGCCTTTTTTCCAATCCTCCCCacgattggctacttttagaatcctgctgattggtgcattttacagagcactgattggtgcattttacagagtgatgactggtgcattttacaatccccttGTAAGGCAGGAAAGTtcctgattggtgcatttaacaatcctcttgtaagaaaAGTTGCCCAAGTCCCCACTCTACCCAGGAAGTCCAGATGGCCTCACCTCTCACAATggctgtatttccatttttttggaaaaaataatttctattgataTTGAGGACACTCTGAGATTCCATAATAAGAGCAAACGTTTCTATATGACTTACCATTCCGTAGGGACTGTTCTAAGTTTTTTAAGTgaattctcatttaatcctcacaacagtgcTGTGAGATAGACACTATCATGatcctcattttatacatgaggaaactgagccacagagggtttaaataacttgctcaaggctgTGGCGCTTGTATTTGAACCTAAGCAACATAGCTCCCAAGTCCACACGCTTAACAACTATACCATCCTCTGCTTTTACATtggttatttattcattcattcatccaatgaacctttttcttttcttttcttttcttttttgagactgagtcttgctctgtcgtccaggctggagtgcaatggcacaatcttggctcactgcaacttccacttcctgggttcaagagattctcctgcctcagcctcccgagtagctgggactacagtcgtgtgccaccatacctggctaatttattttttatttttattttttagtagagacaaggtttcaccatgttggccaggctggtctcgaactgctgacctcgtgatctgcccgcctcagcgtcccaaagtgctgggattacaggtgtgagccaccatgcccggcccatctGATGAATCTTTGTTGTGAGCACTGGAAACTCGATGGCAAGAAATGGACACCGTCCCTGCCCTCAGAAGATTATCCTCAAGTCTGATGGATATAACAGCCCAATGCTATACAGGTGGTTGCTGTCTTGTGTCACCCTGTGTAGATCAAACTATTATAAACCTCCAGGTATGTCACTGCCAAATTTTCAAAGACTACACTTTTCATTGCAGTTGTGActcattgtcttagtctgtttttgtgttgctataagggATTACCTGCAGCTGGACAATTTGtaaggaaaagaggtttcttTGGCACACAGCTTTGCAGACTATACAAGAAACATGGCGccagcatctacttctggtgagggcttcagaaACTTCCACGCACAGCGGAGGGGGAAGGAGATCAGGCATCACCAGGCAAGAGAAGAAGCAAGAGGTAAAAGGGAGGAGGTACCAGgcttttttaaaactatcaatTCTCCTAGGAACTattagagtgagaactcactcactactggGAGGACAGCACCAAGATGTTCATGTGGGATTTACCCCCATGATCAAAGCccctccaccaggccccacctccaccatGGGGGATTGCacttcaacatgagacttggtaGGACCAAACTGTATCCAAACCATAGCGCTCATCATCCGTTCATCcatccattaattcatttttcGCACATTTATTTGGCACATTTGCTATGCGTCAAATGCTGGGTCAAGGTACGTTGAGGGTACAGGGATGCCCAAGAACACTGCTGCAGAGAACACTGCTGTAGAGGATTCTCCAGCTGGTGGGTTAAGGAGCTGCCGTCTCCTGCTTCTCTGCCTGTGGAGGAATAAATGTGCAATGGATATATGCAATTTTTTTGCTGTAGGATTTATAGGAATACTGCCTAGAAATACTTTTTGCTCCAAACTCCTCTCAGGCAGGGCTCACACCTCCATGGAGCACTCAGCTACTAACTTATCGAAACCATTAGTACTCCCAACTGACACAACTCAGGGCCACCCTTTACAATCATCACTAACCAAAGAGCCACATGCTTCTGAGTGTTGTTTAATATGCTGTTGTAATATGGAAATAAGAGGCCTTGAGGGGTCCTGGGAGCCTGTGTGGGGGCTGTCAGTGCCCCATCCATATCCTTCTTCCCTCACCACTTTGGAGCCCTGGATTTCCAGCTGCCAGCATGTACATTTCTTCTCCCATAAGTGTTCTCTGGCTGCCATGGGATCCATGACTCCTGGGACAACTCAGCCAATTACAGATGGCGGGACCCTCGGAAGTACATCTGCTACACCGGCTCCTGGATTTCCACAGCAGTTTAGAGCTGCGGGTACCTATAGTTGTAACTCACTTGACAAGGAACCCTTTCTTGTCTGTCATTCTGTTTCTGTCTTGCTTTCTGTCCTATAAGTGCTCTCTGA from the Papio anubis isolate 15944 chromosome 19, Panubis1.0, whole genome shotgun sequence genome contains:
- the LOC116271449 gene encoding uncharacterized protein LOC116271449 isoform X2 — encoded protein: MARNGHRPCPQKIILKSDGYNSPMLYRWLLSCVTLCRSNYYKPPGITCSWTICKEKRFLWHTALQTIQETWRQHLLLVRASETSTHSGGGRRSGITRQEKKQECSLAAMGSMTPGTTQPITDGGTLGSTSATPAPGFPQQFRAAGILSSTEVNFIRLMGKHHILHKWNRPL
- the LOC116271449 gene encoding uncharacterized protein LOC116271449 isoform X3, which produces MARNGHRPCPQKIILKSDGYNSPMLYRWLLSCVTLCRSNYYKPPALQTIQETWRQHLLLVRASETSTHSGGGRRSGITRQEKKQECSLAAMGSMTPGTTQPITDGGTLGSTSATPAPGFPQQFRAAGILSSTEVNFIRLMGKHHILHKWNRPL
- the LOC116271449 gene encoding uncharacterized protein LOC116271449 isoform X1, translated to MPKNTAAENTAVEDSPAGGLRSCRLLLLCLWRNKCAMDICNFFAVGFIGILPRNTFCSKLLSGRAHTSMEHSATNLSKPLVLPTDTTQGHPLQSSLTKEPHASECCLICCCNMEIRGLEGSWEPVWGLSVPHPYPSSLTTLEPWISSCQHVHFFSHKCSLAAMGSMTPGTTQPITDGGTLGSTSATPAPGFPQQFRAAGILSSTEVNFIRLMGKHHILHKWNRPL